The sequence GCTTTACTAAAAACCTCCTTTAGGTCCCAATAGCAACTGGGCACCTTGGACTTGTCAGGGAAAACTTGCTCCTGTACTTGGATAGCCTCAGTCATTTCTGTACATGCAATCCTTCTTGCATGGGGAGTGTTGTCATCAGTCTTATTGTCTCTCAAACAGAAATGCTTGCAGTCCTCTCCCCATCCCTTAACTCTCCCAGATctccagtctatgtgtgggttgtgctTGACTAACCATGGGTAACCAAGAATAAGTGGATGCTGAGCAGAGTCAAATAAATGGAAAGTCATGTGTTCAGTATGTGTTGCATTTACGGTTACTTCAATGGGCATAGTACAGTGGGTAACGGTAAACAATAACCGACCACCCAGAGCAGAGGCCTTTAACGGTTGCGTCAAAGGAATTACCCCACAGTTCCACTTCTTGGCCAACCCCCAATCCATTAAACTTTCATCCGCACCAGAGTCTATGAGAACCCCCTgagttaaaacatgtctgtctaTTTTTACTTGTACCTGTGTCAAGGTACGAGGAGGGAATCCAGATGACAGTCGGCTCACCAGGGTCCTCCTCGTCCCTGATGAGCCCGATCTTTTGCTGTACATGAAGCCAGGAGGTGCCCCTGCTCCCCACAGTAAAAACACCTGCCCTCCTGAATGCGCCGAAGACGTTCTTCCGGAGTCAACTTAGCCCGACCCAACTGCATGGGCTCCTCTGAAACACCAGGGAGCACTCTTCTCTCAGGAGGAGTATCGGTAGGAGGTCTCCAGGCGGGACGATGGCTTGGTGTGTCCCCTTGGTGTCGAGGCAGACGTGCCACACTCTTGAACCTTTCTATTTGTCTTTCGGCCAGTCTATTGTCTATTCGAACTGCCAGTGCAATGACAGAATCCAAGTCTTCTGGGAGGTCCAAAGGTATTAACTGGTCTTTAATGGAATCCGAAAGACCAGACAAAAAGGCGTCGAGCAGTGCTGCAGAATTCCAGCCACTATCTGGATCCTGAACTCAATGGCATAGTCCGATACTCTGCGCTGACTCTGCTTAATCTGCATCAGTACTCTGGCTGCCTCCCTTCCAGGAGCCGTGCGATTAAACACCTTGTTGAGAGTGTCTGTAAATACATCCAGCGAATTACAGGTAGATGAATCTCTCGCCCATTCGGACGTAGCCCAGGCCGCTGCTCTCCCCGTTAAGTGGCTCACCATGAAGGCCACTTTGGAGTGATCAGTGGGGAATGCAGCAGGGTTATATTTATAATGGAGATCACAATGAACAATGAAAGGGCGGCAGTCACCGGAATCTCCGGAGAATCGCTCTGGAGATGCCAGACGAGGCGGTGGAGCATGGAGTggccagtgttgggaaagttcacatTCTAcctgaactagttcagttcacagttcaaacattttaaaatgaactagttcagttcatagttcaaaattttgaactaaagttcatggtttcaaaaatgaactaatttatagttcatagttatcttttcaatacgttgctgcgagctattatttgtctcctgtacgatgttaaagggccatttcaatttttacaatatcctcagagggccgtacaagttattgacctctgcttaaaaaaaactaaaatcacaggccattcatttcattctgtgcaaagaaaaagcaacctcttaatccagatatctcaccatgactcgcgtatgcatgcacgtgcagggtgtggcgtgaccaccaaaacagaaacagaaagatatggacacaagatgtgtgcaaatgtatttagtttcctatccatgtgaacatgatttaagtgggggggggacctaacccggggggtccggggggcatgctcccctgggaagattttttgcactttgagagcaacattaggagatctatggacacatctctcaacacccaaacacaactgtaagcagattttcttttaatttatggatatttgacaaatcactcccctttcaaactatattcttgtttattaataactgtcatatagtattttatacctgtttactttattctcttattttttttataactataatgatcatataaagatgtgcctttacctcactggttgtagacaaagcttcttatattcgttagcatagctagctaaccagatgctaatgataacaacacagttattgactgtctgctcagtatgacagatgagcagatcgccactgggctttcaactaaagacacagacacgcagaaactgcggcatgtgtatggacttatcggtactgcaatttctgaagtgctggagtggcgttctggtgctctccgtcagaactgcacccctgtcagtcgagacatataccacgtgatgacacgttaggctcgtgttgtgttcaagaccctgaccttggccaggaaaaacaggcactcgcttgttaaatttttttgcggtctagatttctttcatttttttattttttgcgtgtgtttataaattacctcgagggccgtaccaaattgtctcgcgggccgtatacggcccggaggccggaggttccccacccctgccggagagtctcactctgagcgagtgctgctgcagctgctctcggcttgtccatactaattcattcattcaatgctcgccggttccgcggttccacattgtttgttgtgaggagtctgatatatttagtatatttatattttagtgcaacagccaggggtgacaggcgcgtacgcgtcacaggcagcttgctgttgccagattgggtggttttccgcattattttgaagcctgtttacggtgtgttttaactgggttttcggctgaaaggcatatgaaatctggcacacttttgaacgccgttataatacagtgctgagaatgaacgcacttttgaacgctgttatacagcgctgagaatgaacgcgttctcaattacgttcatctagcggaaatacagtacgttcagttcacgttcgcccaaaatatgaacgcgttcatgaacgatcgttcattgaacgcgttcaggtacatcactgggaGTGGCACATGGTCAGCTGGAACAATAGGTGTGTGAGCAACAGCAGGGTGCTGAGGGGATGAACCAGCTTCCAGGTGAGCGAGGACACGGTGCAGCTGTTCAGCAAGGTGATTCACCTGAGTATTGACTGAGGCTTGAAAGTTTTCCTGACGGCCGGTCAGTTCCCTCACCCCCAGGTTGATTGCGCCCAGCTGCTCCTCATGCTGGTGTAGTCTTGTTCCTTGAGCTCGCAGAGCTATCTTCACTGTCtctgaatccgctgggtccatattttggtcagttcgtactgttatgaaccgagatacaggacgcaggacccaaaagcaggattcggagacagatgtccaaaaatagaatgttctttaatcacaaattaaatcgtactttcacaaaaaatagaaagtagataaaaagccaaaacaaagttgtacagcaacacaaaaactcacttgacaaaaggtctaaatcccaaggtaggtatcaggagtcaaaaggcctgggtgctcacgacatgaaacataacgaactgacaaaggaacagagaaacaccagggctatatataggtgagggggatgggcacaggtgaaaacaatcagggcagggccaagcaatctcactggcgggaaacacacaaagacaggaactgtgggatctgaaatgacaggaaagattactttcaaaataaaaacataactaaacctaacatatctgtcgagtcacaacatgcatttaataaaataaaaaaatgctgTGTATATTCCTGACATTATGTATGTAATACAGTAAATTCCTTATATTCACAATGTACGCAGTTAAACTCTTTCTACCGCAGAGAAAAAACTTCAGGTTGTCTTGTCATTTCATAAAACAAATGTTGCCAAATAGAGATAAACATTTCGTGACTATTTTAAAAGTTTAAAGAAAATGTTCAACCTCACTAGTTTGAATGAGTTGAAACCTGGCACATGAAACTCTCTTGACTGTTTCTAAACAGGGTTTGTTACCCTTTTTCATCTTATATTTCTCTCTTTCACCTGGTGCTGCTTTGTACCACTCACAGTTTATCATGGTGACCTTGTCCAGTGGTTCAGTTTGCTGTTTGTCTCTTCTGCTCTTTAGAAGATGCCTCATGCTGCGACGTACAGTCTGAATGACACACAGTCTTCCAATGGCTGTAATTGTACGAAGAACAGATATCGCAACAACACGACTGAGACTACATATACTGCTTTTGTCTCGTACTCTGCCGTCAAGATCTCTGTTATCGGAAGAAACGCAGCAGGAAGTTCTCCACCAGCAATCCTACAAGTACCAGCCGTACAAGCTGCAGGGTTAAAAAGTAGgccgaagtgtgtgtgtgtgtgtgtgtgtgtgtgtgtgtgtgtgtgtgtgtgtgtgtgtgtgtgcgtgtgtgcgtgcgtgcgtgcgtgcgtgcgtgcgtgcctgcctgcctgcctgcctgagTGTCACATATGTGAAGTATGTTTATCCTTCAGTCGACCAACAGctaatatttattttcttcacgGCAGTTTGTGACAACACATCAGATTTGCGTGAAAGATTAAAGAAGAAAACCTACGTTGAGTTGTACGAGCTTCAAGATGGAGATTCAAGGCCTGAAAATGTGATGCACTTAACAGCAAAGAGTACGAAGAAAGAAAGAATGGGTTAGTTCTGTGGAAAGACTacagaaagaaaaacaagacTAAATCGTTTTCATACAACAAATGTTCTTATTTTGTATATTTGATGTTGTGACTCACTATAAGAACTATTTTCTGTGCCAGGAAACTATAAATCTGTTTGTGTTACAGACATGAAGGACTACGTTCGCTACCTTTACTTTAAACACAAATGTGTTGGCCGGAAACTACAAACAGTAACAATGTGCATCTATTATCAAAAAGAGGATGGTAAGTTTGTTTAAATTAGATTTAAATACAATAATATAGTACGTCCAAGATTTCACACAAATCACAAAAAGAGGTCCCCCTTGATGtccctaaataaataaataaaacataataaagtGTCTTATAAGATAAGGTTTCCTCATAATTAAAAAGACGAGACGCAACACCATATTGGCTACCATTCATGTACAGTCCAACGCTGATTTACACTTTAAGAGTTGTTTAATGCCACAGGTATTTCCCATTAATGATAATCCTTACTCCTCATCTCATGTGTGCAACATCAGATACATTATTGTATGTGCATGTTATCATGACTGAGAAAACAGTTATTTACCTGTCTAATGTTGCCAGCATGCAGTGTATTTATGAGATATGATGCTGACACTGATCCAGGTTAGGCTGGTGATCAAGTTTCAGTAAACACAGCTAAGTTTATTAATTTAGGAACTTTGACcgaacattttctttttctctgcAGCTCCCCAGAGAGAACCTCAGAACTTCACTGCTTTCAGTGAAACACACACTTCTACTAACTTGTCTTGGAAAGCCATTCCCTCTGCAGACCAGCGAGGTTTCCTCACACACTACAGCCTGTGCAGCGTGAAAGACAGTTCACAAGATGAGCGCAAAGGTTGGAAACATAATTTTACTCATCTGTAGATTTTCAAGTAAACAATTAGATTTACTTGATTATGTATTTGTATATTGACCTACTTTTGATTGAACAACAAACTCACTTTCACAGCCAAGTGTGTTTAAGTGTAAGCACTGCAGTGTGTCCCTTTCTGAAAGTTTTCCCTCATTTCATCAGAGTGCCATAAAATATCAGCCTCAGTGATGAAATATAGGCTGGGAAACTTGACGCAAGGAACGAAATACCACGTCAGCCTGGTTGGAGTGACCCGAGTAGGAGAAGGACCTGAAGCCACACTCACTATCAACACGCCACCAGAGAAGCCTGTGAATggtataaataaactataaacTGCCTTGTATTTCTGAATTTGTAGTTACATACAAGTCACTTTAGCCGTTTTTACACATGTGGGAGCAAACACAATTTTCattttttctccaaaattagTGTTGTGGAGTCTCTGCCTGCTGATTCTGTTTTTTTTACTCACAACATTGTGCACCTGCATCTTGAAGAGGTAGGTGAAGCCTCGTGTAAATATTCTACAGTTTGAGATGAAATATTAATAAACCTAATAAATTATACAGACAGACTTAAAGCTGATTCAAACTCAGACTAACACACTGTTGTTCTGGCTTTGAAGCTAGGTAGTTCTTAATTGTTTGTGTGACCATATAGCAAATTGATGGTTTAAGTTGGTGAAGGCAATCTGTACTGGTTTTATCATATGTCCACTCAGTTTTTCAGAATgtgtccttttttgttttgtttttaacccTCTTCTCACACTTAGAATCAAAGAAAACATCTTCCCTGCTGTTCCGACACCTGTTATTCCAGATTGCATACCTTTTCAACCAGAGAGTCAGGTAAGAGACAGTTCTTTACGGGTTTGCAGCTGTTTCTTCTAAAACCAGTTGAATCTTTAGTTAGCTAAAAGATGGGCCATTTCTTACTATTCTGTTGTAAAATGCTGTCTTGTTTGTTTGAGTTAATTGTGCAAATATCTCACACTAAATATGGTATACATTTTAATGTGTTCACTTTTTGTGAGTGGAATAACTTGAATtcattgtaaatgtattaaactTAAACCgatgttttgattttatactTGCATATTATTTATGCTATTAATAAGGCAGCAATCTAAGAATCTGCCTTTTACACTCTGTTCATACAGTATGACAATACTAGAGTTTAAAATCCTAAATTCCTCTGCTAATTTGAACAGGATTTTCTGGAGAGAAAGGAGGAGGTGGATGAGATGACACTGCTCCAGCTACACCCAGAAGGAAAGTCTGTCCCTGAGGACGCAGAAGAGAGCGCTGTCCTCGCTGGAGAGTGGGAGGAAGACACTGATGAGGATGAGGACAACAAGAGATGGGATTCAAGGATGTCAGGAGAATCCAGTGATGAGGGTCTGAGTCCCGGCTCTACAGGGGAGGCACTGAGGAGCTCCAGAGAAGGAGACATTACAGATGT is a genomic window of Pseudochaenichthys georgianus chromosome 4, fPseGeo1.2, whole genome shotgun sequence containing:
- the LOC117444843 gene encoding leukemia inhibitory factor receptor-like isoform X1; protein product: METMKHWSLLHECIVVCLLFTTVGKGSACEAPSSPECFRRTAEAPEYRCEWSMNKTTESDVTFDLYMNNVIRNKDAPKETWIIITKDELGIVEEEYYIWVEARIGNSSCASTKTSVVLSHTVKYEAPKHISMSWLKNNLSLSWTASEKHPAAAEIRLRRDAHRTDSWKHITKHTTSDTSMHHVLVENLLKDTVYQVKIRHRSTKALNPLWSDWSPVVIVPAELEQKPEVTMNITLSNGTRKVALTWKKMPHAATYSLNDTQSSNGCNCTKNRYRNNTTETTYTAFVSYSAVKISVIGRNAAGSSPPAILQVPAVQAAGLKICDNTSDLRERLKKKTYVELYELQDGDSRPENVMHLTAKSTKKERMDMKDYVRYLYFKHKCVGRKLQTVTMCIYYQKEDAPQREPQNFTAFSETHTSTNLSWKAIPSADQRGFLTHYSLCSVKDSSQDERKECHKISASVMKYRLGNLTQGTKYHVSLVGVTRVGEGPEATLTINTPPEKPVNVLWSLCLLILFFLLTTLCTCILKRIKENIFPAVPTPVIPDCIPFQPESQDFLERKEEVDEMTLLQLHPEGKSVPEDAEESAVLAGEWEEDTDEDEDNKRWDSRMSGESSDEGLSPGSTGEALRSSREGDITDVEQLDNEIAMLIYKKGLVFHVKRDSL
- the LOC117444843 gene encoding leukemia inhibitory factor receptor-like isoform X2, producing METMKHWSLLHECIVVCLLFTTVGKGSACEAPSSPECFRRTAEAPEYRCEWSMNKTTESDVTFDLYMNNVIRNKDAPKETWIIITKDELGIVEEEYYIWVEARIGNSSCASTKTSVVLSHTVKYEAPKHISMSWLKNNLSLSWTASEKHPAAAEIRLRRDAHRTDSWKHITKHTTSDTSMHHVLVENLLKDTVYQVKIRHRSTKALNPLWSDWSPVVIVPAELEQKPEVTMNITLSNGTRKVALTWKKMPHAATYSLNDTQSSNGCNCTKNRYRNNTTETTYTAFVSYSAVKISVIGRNAAGSSPPAILQVPAVQAAGLKICDNTSDLRERLKKKTYVELYELQDGDSRPENVMHLTAKNMKDYVRYLYFKHKCVGRKLQTVTMCIYYQKEDAPQREPQNFTAFSETHTSTNLSWKAIPSADQRGFLTHYSLCSVKDSSQDERKECHKISASVMKYRLGNLTQGTKYHVSLVGVTRVGEGPEATLTINTPPEKPVNVLWSLCLLILFFLLTTLCTCILKRIKENIFPAVPTPVIPDCIPFQPESQDFLERKEEVDEMTLLQLHPEGKSVPEDAEESAVLAGEWEEDTDEDEDNKRWDSRMSGESSDEGLSPGSTGEALRSSREGDITDVEQLDNEIAMLIYKKGLVFHVKRDSL
- the LOC117444843 gene encoding leukemia inhibitory factor receptor-like isoform X3, translating into METMKHWSLLHECIVVCLLFTTVGKGSACEAPSSPECFRRTAEAPEYSIRNKDAPKETWIIITKDELGIVEEEYYIWVEARIGNSSCASTKTSVVLSHTVKYEAPKHISMSWLKNNLSLSWTASEKHPAAAEIRLRRDAHRTDSWKHITKHTTSDTSMHHVLVENLLKDTVYQVKIRHRSTKALNPLWSDWSPVVIVPAELEQKPEVTMNITLSNGTRKVALTWKKMPHAATYSLNDTQSSNGCNCTKNRYRNNTTETTYTAFVSYSAVKISVIGRNAAGSSPPAILQVPAVQAAGLKICDNTSDLRERLKKKTYVELYELQDGDSRPENVMHLTAKSTKKERMDMKDYVRYLYFKHKCVGRKLQTVTMCIYYQKEDAPQREPQNFTAFSETHTSTNLSWKAIPSADQRGFLTHYSLCSVKDSSQDERKECHKISASVMKYRLGNLTQGTKYHVSLVGVTRVGEGPEATLTINTPPEKPVNVLWSLCLLILFFLLTTLCTCILKRIKENIFPAVPTPVIPDCIPFQPESQDFLERKEEVDEMTLLQLHPEGKSVPEDAEESAVLAGEWEEDTDEDEDNKRWDSRMSGESSDEGLSPGSTGEALRSSREGDITDVEQLDNEIAMLIYKKGLVFHVKRDSL